In Vibrio diazotrophicus, the following proteins share a genomic window:
- a CDS encoding CBS domain-containing protein: MIKVEDMMTRNPHTLLRSNTLSDAKHMMEALDIRHIPIVDANKRLLGVVTQRDILAAQESSLQKTSSTTSYTDDSPLYEIMHTQVMSVSPQAGLKESAMYMQKHKVGCLPVLAKGELVGIITDSDFVSIAVSLLELQEEVEPEEIEDDL, translated from the coding sequence ATGATTAAAGTCGAAGACATGATGACTCGTAATCCACACACATTACTGCGTTCAAACACACTCTCTGATGCCAAACACATGATGGAAGCGTTAGATATTCGACACATTCCTATTGTCGATGCAAATAAAAGGTTACTTGGTGTAGTAACACAAAGAGACATACTGGCCGCACAAGAATCGAGTCTGCAAAAAACCTCAAGCACCACTTCGTATACGGACGACTCTCCGCTTTATGAAATCATGCATACACAAGTGATGTCTGTTTCTCCGCAAGCAGGGCTAAAAGAAAGTGCCATGTACATGCAGAAACACAAAGTGGGCTGCCTGCCTGTCCTCGCTAAAGGAGAACTAGTCGGAATTATTACCGATAGCGACTTTGTCTCCATTGCAGTGAGTCTTCTTGAGTTGCAAGAAGAAGTAGAACCTGAAGAAATTGAAGATGATCTATAA
- the queA gene encoding tRNA preQ1(34) S-adenosylmethionine ribosyltransferase-isomerase QueA yields MQVSDFHFELPDELIARYPKADRTASRLLQLNGNTGALTDSTFKNVLDLVEPGDLLVFNNTRVIPARMFGRKASGGKLEVLVERMLDEHTILAHVRSSKPPKPNTELYLGENDEYHAVMVARHDALFEIRFTDEKAVLEILNDIGHMPLPPYIDRPDEDADKERYQTVYNQKPGAVAAPTAGLHFDETLLEQIKAKGVEFAYVTLHVGAGTFQPVRVDNINDHHMHAEYVEVPQEVVDAIAATKARGGRIIAVGTTSVRSLESAAQDALSKGTELVPFFGDTEIFIFPGYQYQLVDCLITNFHLPESTLIMLVSAFASYEHTMAAYEHAVKEQYRFFSYGDAMFITKRTI; encoded by the coding sequence ATGCAAGTTTCAGATTTTCATTTTGAACTTCCAGACGAGCTGATCGCTCGTTACCCAAAAGCAGACCGTACAGCCAGCCGTTTGCTGCAGTTGAACGGTAATACTGGTGCATTAACCGATAGCACCTTTAAAAATGTGCTCGACCTGGTAGAACCGGGTGATCTTTTAGTGTTTAACAATACCCGTGTTATTCCTGCTCGTATGTTTGGCCGTAAAGCCTCGGGGGGCAAACTCGAAGTATTGGTTGAGCGTATGCTTGATGAGCACACGATTCTTGCTCATGTTCGCTCTTCTAAGCCACCAAAGCCGAATACAGAATTGTATTTGGGTGAAAATGATGAATACCATGCAGTGATGGTTGCGCGTCATGATGCGCTGTTTGAAATTCGCTTTACGGACGAAAAAGCCGTATTGGAAATTTTAAATGACATCGGTCATATGCCATTGCCACCTTACATCGATCGACCAGATGAAGATGCAGATAAAGAACGTTACCAAACGGTTTATAACCAGAAGCCAGGCGCGGTAGCTGCGCCAACGGCAGGTCTGCATTTTGATGAAACACTGCTTGAGCAAATCAAAGCTAAAGGTGTTGAGTTTGCTTATGTCACTTTGCATGTAGGGGCTGGGACATTCCAACCTGTTCGTGTAGACAATATCAACGATCACCACATGCACGCAGAATACGTGGAAGTACCTCAAGAAGTGGTGGATGCGATTGCTGCAACCAAAGCTCGTGGCGGTCGTATTATTGCCGTAGGCACAACGTCTGTACGTTCTTTAGAAAGTGCTGCGCAAGATGCTTTAAGCAAAGGTACTGAGTTGGTTCCTTTCTTTGGTGACACTGAGATTTTTATTTTCCCAGGTTATCAATATCAGTTAGTGGATTGTTTGATTACCAATTTCCATCTACCTGAATCAACGCTAATTATGTTAGTAAGTGCATTCGCAAGCTATGAACATACTATGGCGGCCTATGAGCATGCTGTGAAAGAACAATACCGTTTCTTTAGTTACGGTGATGCAATGTTCATTACCAAGAGAACTATTTGA